The sequence below is a genomic window from Uranotaenia lowii strain MFRU-FL chromosome 2, ASM2978415v1, whole genome shotgun sequence.
tccttatacTGAGGAACTGGGATTTTTgagagaccaagtatgttctatgaaaatgataatcaagtaaatgaacaaaaaaatctaaaatttaggTTAAGAAAAACGGTTCaatgagaaatgaaatttagtaaAGCAGCCGAAGTtagatttctattttttttaaataaaattgttttctaccgGAAGGACTCCAACATCATTAAACATCGACGGATAGATGTCTGTGGAtgtattctattctatttcaaaaatcaatgatACACTTAATATAGCAATGTTGTCAGAAGCTAAACACTTatagtgttttaaaaattaaatagtttttttctgacttttttctttctgaaacagcttcataaaacatattgaatcttctgggcttgtgatatagctcagttggcaagtctgttgtctcctgagccgatatccgtgagttcgagcccaagagtaaacatcgaacacagttgtaccggataagtttttcaacaacgatccgccaactgtaacgttgataaagtcgcgaatgccataaagatggtaaaacgactataatcgaaacaaaaaaaaatatatattgaatCTTCCAAATGTTAAGTAACTAAGATTTCCGACACATTGAATCTTATACCATCTACtgaggcaacatgcaacacttttcaacttcaatggcatCTAAAAAACTCACgttcacagataatcataccttttttccataaaaagttttaaggttagtgAGACATCAAACtgatataaggtacaccggggcaagtgcaaacggttttcaccatagttcaactttcacatgtcccagaaaaatatgtatatcttcaaaaattatcaattatcgttcgttgcatcattaaaaatagttctcaacaaattcccgttgaaagtgaaaaattaaaaaatgttggtaaatgGCAACggcacttttgtgaaaaaatttcaaagtttgcacttgccccgtttatgggggcaagtgcaaacgcaatgctttttccaaacttattcaaagatgcgtcagtgtatcgTTACTAAAACGGATTTAATACATACACGTTCCGGTATGTTTTATAAACTCTTTGTTATATTTATGCTGTTTTTCTGCAATATTAAATACTTTTTGGAACTCCATTTTTGCtgactgttgttttaagcaaaagaccttcatttgccAAAGCATTACGGAATTtcgaatatccgcttcagatacaaTACTTTGGATACTCCTTCTGACCATtctaatataatgctgaaccattttttagatgattttttttaaatggctgATGTTAtatggcttaaaggtgcgtttgcacttaccccgcagtgtgggttgacaagagtgaacttttttcttcactattTCCAGTGCGTactgaaaaaattatcacaaattttatcctttcacttgaatatcaattccaaacactcacctttcaacgaaaaatcgGATTTCATTGCCCTTTTTTGCAgccaaaagcaaaacaaaaacacacttttcatgtcttgtacgtacttgaattcgtgtAAAATCAAAAAGTGCCGTGTTTCTAgtgaataatttaaagaaagtttagtttatctatgtcagattgtttgtttgggcaaaaacaacaacttctagaaaaacaaatattttttaatttatttgtaacagagaaaactTAATCGTTttcacttgccccggtgtaccttagtcagaaaaattattagtttcttcagtaattttagattttttttaaacatgcgattttcacaatATCTAGCAAAAGGGGTAAATTTCAACcaactttgattttaatgaaaaatctaaagaacacttcaaaaacttcaaaatattctactaactgaaattataaaaataaatgtttggatgaatgaaattctaATGTTGACGAATgcatgatgcaaaacaatcatgcATCTTACCCCAGGCAGGtaactaaattataaaaatacttattaaaaaaaattggtgattgttcgaaCAATGTTTTTACACCAACAGGGGATCATTAAACCAGTAAAATTGTGTCATTGATACCATTGtattcattaaaagataactcgattacgttatataaaattgaaaactataaagggtgatacggtcaaaatttgatcaagggaaaacgcgtgtaaatcgttgaaatcgtttatttaaaaaaatcaaattaaatttctttttcaagtttaattagtataaaattcaggaaaaatattcagttaggcttccacttttccaaatccgaattgccgggccatACGCTTAAactctgccatcagattttgtacagccaccttgtccaccttcttcgccgcagaaagccagtttgtcttgaactgctgctcgtccttagcagttttttggaccagcccagtatttctcaattgggtgtggctctggcgtgttggaagggttggggccacctgcacgttgttggcggcgtaccactccatggcctttcaaacataatggcaagatgccaaatctggccaaaacagtacggaacaaccgtgtttcttcaggaaaggcagcagaagtttattcaaacaatctttcacgtaaatttcatGGTTGACGgtctcggaagctatgaaaatgctgcttttcaagccacaggtacagatggcttgccaaaccagacatttcttcgcgaactttgacagtttcatgtgctcgaAAATATCTGcttcctttccccttccttttgccgtataaaactcctgtccctgaagctgcttgtagtcggctttgacgtaggtttcgtcgtccattaccacgcagtcaaacttcgtcagcatcgtcgggtacagcctccgagatcgcactttgtttatcatcgcgatttggggtcactaccttcttgtaagtccggctctttttttggctcgatgtagATGATACACCcaacttatttgcggcatctcggagagagaggttagggtttcgcttgaaactatcggcaactctctttgtcgtctcagcagcttccggttttcgatttccccccgatccagacttcctggttgtcgacaaacgttacccaatcactttaattacatttgtaacggttgatttggcaacttttagcgattttgccagctttgcgtgcgagtagctcggattttcgcgatgcaaaattttgatacgctgctcttcttccttagacggaattttgacaactgaagagtgaattcctaaaccaaaatagaagcaacattctacacacacaccttcaaaatgaggggtgttcagattttttaaatgcaaaattgtacgtcaagttgatattgaccaaatttaaacCGTATCATCAGtgctgtggtatacaaatgttgcatctaaccccgctgttgaataatgccccgtttgacggtatcatCTTAATCGGATAACATTTAAGGCCAGCGGAACACCAACAAACTACAAGTCATATTTCCCAGAAATGGATATTTTGCGAATAGTTTTAGAatgtaaaaaatcatttgactTTTCACAAAGCTGTTCGGATAAGTGAATCACTCAAATAAATGCTTACAACAgtaaattattgaatttatacaaaaacagtCTTTTTGGCTTTATACAATTGAACTAAGTATGAATCGGAACCCTAGTAGTGATGCTGATGGTGAACTGGGACAGCAACGACCTTGTGGATCTGATGGTGCTGCTGAGGCTGCTGGTATCCCTTGATTGGCTCCCGGTGGACCTGAGCAACGAATCCACTCTTGCCATCGACCTGGTAGGTGACAGTGCGCTTGTAACCATCGGCATCGATCAGATAGTACTGGCCCTGGGTCTGATGATCCTTGCGCTCTTCCTTGCGTCCATGAACATCTCCGGTGTGATCATCATGGATGTCATAGTGGAATTCGTAGTGTACTGGTCCATGGTGTTCTTCCTCGTGATGATGCTGCTGGCCGTGGTACTGAGGCATGGCAGCGATGGCTCCGAAGAAGGCCAACAGAACGACGAAGgtgatctgaaattttttttaaaaatatgtgattttttgttaaacgaTGGTActtagtttttgttcaaatttttacctTAGACATTTTCAGAATAATTAGTGATTGAAGTGttgattgaatgaaaacaaaacggaTACTGATACTTCCTTCCTACAGAATTCGAGTTTATATAATTGAACTAACAAGATCCGAATTCCATTGTAGGTTCCTTACCGTTAGCACTTTCCTTTTTGGGGCGTGGTTTATCtttttgttgaatgaattcGCTTATTATAGGTGAGCAACGGTTTGGAGTaagcacaaaaaaaacaacaactgtgAACTTATCCAGTTGGAAACAGGATTATGAACGAGTTTATCCATCGTTGTAAATGAAACAGAATGTTTTCCCCCTTGTCGCTAGTCAGGATCAACTCTGCAAACTCAAGCTCAAACTTATTTGAGGTTTTCTTCAAgcacatgaaagaaaaaaaactgaaaggaTTCTTATTCCACGGATCATTAATTCAGAAAAGTTGTGAATGAATTCAAAAACGACTTATTATCAGAAACAATGTTGAATCCTAGTAAGCAACAAGCAAATTATAACCATTGCTTCCAGTATGCTTAAACAGGTTCAGTAAAGCCTGATAAACAAGATTTGCACTCCATCGaaagaaaattactttttttgctgtCTCCCAAATTGCTGCTCTCATTTTAAGAGTCACTTCACTCAATAAAGGAAAggcaataaaaaaaagccaaCAAGCGACAAAACACCTTTAACAAAACATCCAACACCAATTATATAAAGTCGCATTCGGAAGGAAGGAAGTATCAATAAccgttttgttttcattcaatcaacacctcaatcccaaaaaaatcctaaaatgtctaaggtaaaatttatttagattGACGTCATTTGGATACATGAACTGAATTTCAATCATCCCCTTAGATCACCTTTGTCGTTCTGTTGGCCTTCTTTGGAGCCATCGCTGCCATGCCTCAGTACCACGGCCAGCAGCATCATCACGAGGAGGAACATCATGGACCAGTGCACTACGAATTCCACTATGACATCCATGATGATCACACCGGAGATGTTCATGGACGCAAGGAAGAGCGCAAGGATCATCAGACCCAGGGCCAGTACTATCTGATTGATGCCGATGGTTACAAGCGCACTGTCACCTACCAGGTCGATGGCAAGAGTGGATTCGTTGCTCAGGTCCACCGGGAGCCAATCAAGGGATACCAGCAGCCTCAGCAGCACCATCAGATCCACAAGGTCGTTGCTGTCCCAGTTCACCATCAGCATCACTACTAGGGTTCCGAATTATACGTTAATAGTACAATTGTTTGAAAccaaatagaataaattttttgttagacCTTTATCGAAAAAAAGCGGCTTTagttcttttttctattttaagatgaaatgttgagaaaaatttaaaactattagGATATTGTCAAGTTTTGCTAAAAACTGGGATGATGAATTCAATTAATGAACCTTGATCTAAATACACACTTAATCATTTCACCTGTAGGACAATTTTGTCCGGTATTGAACAGCTGGAATTACAGGTCAATTTGAAGACAGAAAAAccgctcaggaaaacaactgccAAAATTACCTGTGTGATCTAAACTACGTTTCCTGTAATTTGTagaaagttttggaaaatttctgtGAGCTCAAAAAGTTTCTCCCGAGATTAatagaaaataacaaaaccGTTTTCGCGATTTCCTGCGTCcaaataaatttggaaattgttttgtaaacttgttaaaaaatgcTTTTCTCCAAAAacagagcattttttttatgaccATTAGAGTGACTCAAATTTGtatag
It includes:
- the LOC129749536 gene encoding pupal cuticle protein Edg-84A-like, with the protein product MSKITFVVLLAFFGAIAAMPQYHGQQHHHEEEHHGPVHYEFHYDIHDDHTGDVHGRKEERKDHQTQGQYYLIDADGYKRTVTYQVDGKSGFVAQVHREPIKGYQQPQQHHQIHKVVAVPVHHQHHY
- the LOC129749481 gene encoding pupal cuticle protein Edg-84A-like, whose protein sequence is MSKITFVVLLAFFGAIAAMPQYHGQQHHHEEEHHGPVHYEFHYDIHDDHTGDVHGRKEERKDHQTQGQYYLIDADGYKRTVTYQVDGKSGFVAQVHREPIKGYQQPQQHHQIHKVVAVPVHHQHHY